Below is a window of Prosthecobacter algae DNA.
GTCATTCGAGGATGTGTCGCAGCCTTTTCTGCATGTCAAAGAGCCGATGTATTCAAGAGTCCTTGGCACTCCTACAGAGCCAATGAAAATCTCTGCATCACCAGGGTAAAAGTCGCCATCTCCTGGGCCACGACGAGCAATCACTCAACGGCCCGTCTTTTCAAAATCAGATCCGGCGCAGGATATCGAGCGGTGGATGATTGGAAACGCCACGGCTGAGAGCGAGGCCTCCCAGAACCGAGATAGCCGTGGTGGTGAAAAAGGCACCCAGCAGTGTCACGACATCCGGCGACGGCGAAGTTTTGAAAACGTAAACGGCAAGGATAGAAGTAGCTCCCACGGCGAGAAGAGTTCCGGTGAGGGCGGAAAGGCAACCCAGGGTGGCGTACTCGATGACGAGGATGGTGCGAACCTGCCGCGCCGAAGCGCCCAGCGTTCGGAGCAAGACACTTTCGCGGAGGCGTACGTCCCTGCCATTGAGCAGCGTGCCCACCACAATAGGCAGCGCAGCGATCAGCGTGAATCCACCCATGATCGTGATGACCCACGAGATCTTCGAGAACAGCGAACGAACCGTTTCTAAAATTTGGGACAGGTCAATCGACGAGACGTTGGGAAACTCTCGCATGAGGCCTTGTTGTAGACGGCCCACCGCGGCTGCATCCGGGGTGCGGGTGGTCACCACATGAAAGCCCGGTGCACCGTCTAGAGGTCCAGGTGGAAAAACCATGAAAAAGTTGAGGTTAAACCGGCTCCAATCCACTTTTCGGATGCTGGTCACACGGGCTTCCAGGGTGATGCCCTGGACATCCAGCGTCAGCGTGTCGCCAAGTTGAAGACGCATGTCCCCGGCGATTTTTTCTTCGAGCGAAACCGGGATGGGGCCCTCTGGGTTGGGCAGGCTCTCATGCCATTCTCCGGCAATCAGAGTTTCGCTGGAGTTCAGATTCGCTCGATGGGTGGACCGGAATTCGCGGTTGGCAATCCAGCGTGGCACCCCTTCCGCCTGGGTCACCGGAACCCCCTTGAGGGCCAGGACCCGCATGGTCACCATGGGGGCGGTTTCTAAAACGGGCAGCCCCTGGTTTTTCACCAGCGAAGTCACGCCTTCGACTTGATCCGGCTGGACGTCGATCAGGTACAGGTTGGGGTTTTCCTGGGTCTCGCTGATGCGGAGACGCTGCTGCAAAAGATCCCCAGTAAGCAGGATGGTGAGCAGGAGAAAGGTGCCCAGCCCGAGCGAGAGCAGGAACAGCAAAGTTTGGTTGCCCGGACGATGAAGATTGGAAATGCCCTGCCGCAGGAGGTAAGGCCAGCTTGGCCGGACGATGCGGCGCGTGAAGGCCATCAGTGCCCGGGCCACTCCAATGACCAGGGCAAAGGCAGCGCCCAGTCCGCCAACCAAAAGCATGGCGCGTTTCCAGTCCGCATCATTGGTTAGGGCTAGCAGAAGCAGCAGGGCGGTGAGAAGCAAATAGACAGGGAGGGTGCGGAGGGGACTGCCGGGTAAAAAGCTGCCGCTGCGCAGCGTGGCGGCGGGTGAAATGCGATGAATTTTCAGGATGGGGATGAGCGCAAATCCACAGCACACACCCAGGCCCGCCAGGGTGGTGCGAAAGACGATGGCCCACTCGGGGGTGGCCTCCACCGCCACTGGAAGACTGTCTTTAAACAGCACCAGCAGGCCAGTTTGCAAAAGCACCCCCAGGCCCGCGCCCAGGATGGCCCCCAGAAGGGCCAGCGTGGCGCTCTGGGCGATGTAAACGGCTGCGGCGAGCTGGCGGGGTGCGCCGAGACAGCGGAGGATGGCAATCGTCGTCACGCGGCGGTTGATGTGAGACTGCACCGCCCCCGCCACCCCTAGCGCACCAAGGGCCAGGGACGCCAGCGCCAGGATGCCGAGGTACCGTTGAAACAGATCCAGGGCATCGCCCAGCGTTTCCTGGCGGTCCTCCGGTGTCTCCAGTCGCCAGGATGCACTCGGAAATTCGCGGCGCAGGTTTTCCTTCAGTTCGGCGGAGGGAGTTTTTTGAGCGGTCTGTAGATGGACCAGATGCGTCACCATGCTGTTGGCGCCGATGAGGCCGCTCTGCTGGATATCGGACAGGTGAACATACGCCTCGGGAGCGATGCCACTGAATCGGCTCGCGCGCGGCGGGGAGTTGAGGATGCTGCCGAGAATCTTCAAACGCAGTCGCCCCAGCTCGATCTCGTCACCCGGCTTCACCTGGAATTGCTCCAAAAGAGCGGCCTCTAAAAACACACCGGGTTCATCCGCGCGGCGCTCCCAGGCATCCGCTGGCAGGGTTTCGATTTTCCCATAATAAGGATACTCCCCTTCGAGGGCGCGCACGTTCACCAGCCGGGCCCCGCCATTGGGGAAAGTCATCATGGATGGGAAAGCCACCTCGCGAGTGGTCCGGGAGGACATCTTGGCCAGCTTGGCAAACTCCTCCGCCTTGATCGGCTGCGACGAAGAAACCTGAAGATCCGAGCCGAGGAGTTCCTTGGCCTGGGTTTGGATGCCGGTTTCGACACTGCCTTTCAGCGAATGAATGGCGACCAGTGCAGCAATGCCGGAAACGATGGCGAGGGAGAAAATGAGCAAACGCAGGCGCTGTGTGCGGCTGTCCCGCCACGCCATTTTCCAAGTCCAGGGATGCAGCAGGGCAGGGATGAGGTGGGTCGGGAGCGGGCGTGGATCAGACGGCATTTTCTTCCTCCGCGATGATCTTCCCACCCTCCATTTTCACCACGCGCCGGGCTTTCGCAGCCAGGCCGGGGTCATGCGTCACAATCACCAGCGCCGTGCCAGCTTCCCGATTCAGCCGGAACAGCATCTCCACGATGGGCGCACTGGTGGCGGCGTCGAGGTTGCCGGTGGGTTCGTCGGCCAGCAAGATTTTCGGGCGATGCACAAACGCCCGCGCCAGGGCCACGCGTTGCTGCTCGCCGCCCGAAAGCTGGGCGGGGTAATGCCCCATCCGCTTGCCCAGACCCACTTCATGCAGTAGGGCTTCCGCCACCTTTTGGCGACCTGTTTCGCCCCGCAGTTCCAGCGGCACCAGCACGTTCTCCAGGGCCGTCAGTGTCGGGATGAGCTGGAAGTTTTGGAAAACGAAACCCACCAGCTTGTTGCGCAGCGCCGCCCGCGCATCCTGGGAAAGGTTTTCAAAAGCCTGCCCGTCGAGTTTCAGGGAGCCGGACGTCGCATCGTCCAGCCCGGCGCATAGGCCTAACAGCGTGGTCTTGCCACTTCCTGAGGGGCCGGTGATCGCCAGCGTGTCGCCCGCTTCCAGCGTCAGGTGGATGTCGCTCAGCACCGTCAGCTCATGCTGGGGGCTGCGATAGATTTTTTGGAGCGCCTGGATCTCCAGGATGGGCCGTTTGACAGCCGCAGTCGATGATTCTAGTCTGGCAGATGACATGGATGAAATGGCTGGTGTTCGGACTGCTGATGTCAGTGTCGGGGGGCTGGATGGCTACGTTGCCCGCTCAAACTCCAGCCGTAGCAAAAAAAAGAATCGTCGTTTTAGGCGACAGCATCTCCGCCGGCTACGGCCTGGATCGTGATCAGGCCTACCCAGCTTTGTTGCAAAAGAAAGTGGATGCCGAGGGCCTGCCCTATGAGGTGGTGAATGCCGGTGTGAGTGGCGATACCACCGCAGGCGGCCTCCGGCGGATCGACTGGGCCCTGGGCCCGAAAGGAGCGGACGTGCTCGTGATCGCCCTCGGTGGCAACGACGGCCTGCGTGGCGTCTCCCCCGATCAGACGGAAAAGAACCTGACTGGCATCGTCGCCAAAGCCCGGGCCAAAAACCCCACCATCAAAATCCTCATCGCCGGCATGCAAATGCCCGACAACCTCGGCCCCAAATACGTCGAGGCCTTCAAAGCCGTGTTCCCCAAAGTCTCCACCACCGAAAAAACCGACCTCCTCCCCTACCTCCTCGAAGGCGTCGGCGGCGATGAAAAACTCAACCAACCCGACCGCATCCACCCCACCGCCGAAGGCCAACAGAAGATTGCCGACATGGTTTGGGCGAAGCTGAAAGCCATGCTGCCCGAGGCGGGGAATTGATCGAAGGTTGTCGAGCGCCCTTCGCAGGACAGCAGTGCGTTTGCAAACACGATTCTTTTTTCGTTTTCCGGCCTGCTTTTTGGTTTTTCTGGTCTGCTTTTTTTGAAAAGCAGACCTGCATTTTGATTTTCCTGGCAGGATTTTGGCCTGGAGAGGATGCATAGCCATTACCACCCCTACGATCCGCCAAGAATCCACCCCTCGTTCATGCATCTTGCTTGCCACCAGGGCGCGGGACCGCTTTATAGGACAAGCAGCAAATGCCTGCTTGAAGAGTCCAATTTCCCGCACACGACAAGCGAAAAGTAACCTCAACATCTATCCTTTACAAAATGCCATTAACACCAATCAGACAAGTGTTCGAAGCCGCTGTCGAAGCCACCCGATTCAGTGACCGAAACGTTTACGACCAATCGGAACTACTGCGGGAATGGGCACCCGCAAAGGACCTACAAGTCACGTTGGGGTCTTTTATCTCCGCCGCAGAATGCCAGGTCATTCACCGCAGGCTTGTTCGTGCAGTATTCTTCATTGAACTTGTCAAGGCGGACGTAACCTCGACAAAATATGACGTTCGGTGGGCTGAACGTTTTCCGGAAGGCGACCCACGGATTGCCACCTTTGATCAATGCTGTGAAATTTATGAAAAGATATGCCGCCAAATCCATGAACTCTTAAATGATGAGGTCTTCAGAACGGAATTTGCGTTGGTTGTCCGTTGGGGTTTGTCGCCGCACGAAATCCCACTCGACTATGAGACCAAGAATGCACGTCCGATTCATTCGACAGCTAATCTCAGCGTCCTCCGTGACCCGAACTATTCTCGGTTGTTAAGAATACGACGCTCGCTTTTAGATCCTACACTGAACCCTGATTTTCAGCTCTTCGTCGGAATCTTCGACAAAATCCGAGTAAAGAGCTACCTGACCGACCGTGCCTTGACGGGAGGCTATAAAACAAACCGAGAGAAACGTTGGGAAGCGCATCCTGCATCGCCGCAATTCGCATACCGTCGCGACTGTCTCGCAATTGAGCTTTGTCTGATCGAGCAGCTAATCCATTTCGAGTCTTTCCCGCCCGGAACGATTCGTTATTTGGAAGCGGAAGGACTGATAAACCCGGAGCGAAAGGTTGCCCGCTGTCCGGTGACCCTCGATCCCCTCGACTTTGAATTGTTGGCTCAAGAGGTCGCAGATCCAACATTCGGAAGGTCCGCCTACCAAGTGGGGCATTTGAATCCCTTGAAGGCCGGTGAAGGAGAGGAGTTTCGTCACGCGCCCGCGAACATTTCTTGGATCACCGAGGACGGAAACAGGATACAAGGCCACCTCACGTTGAAAGAAACGCGCGAACTCCTGCTGAGAATATCCCGAAACTATGAAGCCCTGATTGCATCGGGTGAAATCAGCCCGCCATGACCTCCTCGCAGGCTTTTCGCGCAAGCTCACGAGCTTCGGTTCGATCTCGGATAGCTTTCTCGACGAGGTTAGCTATCCGATCCCTTGTCTTTTTTGCTTTTGGGAGTGCCAAGCGAATTTCGTGGATCTTGTTACCCAGCGAATCAATAATGTCCTGGCTGACGCAGAAACTCTTGATCTGTCGCTGTGCAAATGGACATGTCAGGGCAGCTAAAAGCAAGAATGGCGTCATCTTCTCCGGCTTCTCGACACGGATTTTGTAGATATGACTTTGGTAGAGCATCGGTAGGTCGTATCCAGTGACTACGGCGCATGTGCCAATCAGATAAGTCCCGTCTCTCACCATGAGGATATCATTCTCGCGAACATCCTGACGTGGACGGTAGCGCTCATAGATTTCTTCCGAGACGCAGTGCTTTGGATCGCTCTTTACCTCCCAGTTCGAAATATCCGACGTGCGAACGAATGGAATCTCACCCGTGCCGTAAGCTAGTTTACCCACTTCGTCACCAGTGGAGAGCGAAAGCACCCCGTCCTTGATCAAGTCTCCAAACGAAACAATGTCGTGCGTTTCCGTTAGCCGTTCTGACTCGCTTTCAGCATCGAATTCAAATGCGCGAGGAGCGAGATTTAGCCCAAGCCGGTCCTTGGGAACCAAAATTCCCATGTGCCCATGGTTTCCAACGCCTGTCTTCTGGAAATCAGCGAAATTTGCCGCAATTTGAGGAACATGATTTAGAGGCACTGACCGCCCGCGGCTGTCATGGCCGCACCATTTTGCGTCGGCAAAGAATACCGAACTCCGTTTGCTCTTTGACGGCTTTTTTTGTAGCACGACCGCGACCGTTTTCGTGTGAGTTCCGCCCTTTCCTGATGTTTTAAACAGCGCTTCCGGCATTCCGACCACTGCAACAAGGTCCGCGACACTCTGCATATACTGAACAACATACGCATGCGATTTGGACGATACGATACTCTCTGGGAGAATTGCTCCCAAGAATCCGCCAGGCTTCACAAGTTTTAGGCATCGCTCAACAAACAGAACCTGGGGTGGCGTAGACGGATTCATCGCCCCATTCGGAACGAACGCTTCTTTTGCCCCATCGGATTTGATCCATTTCCGCGCTAGGTCGTAACGCATCAAGGTGTTTGGCGAGGCGGCAACAATCTTTGCGCCAAATGGTGGATTGGTGAGAACGACGTCAAACAACTTGTCTTCGATTGCAATACCGTCTTGAGAGATGTCGGCCAAAGAGTCACCGCAAATGACCTCTGGCATTTTATCGAGATAAAGAGCCAGACGTCCGCGAGTAATACGGGCGAGGTAAGCGTCCTTGTCCACACCACGCAGTGAAGCGGCTACATCAGTTGGGTCGGCCCCGGCCCCGACGAGGTGCTTCGCCGCAGCTATAAGAAAACCGCCAGCGCCACACGCAGGGTCACAGATAGTCTGGTTCGACTTCGGATTTACTAAACTCACAAGCAGATCGACGGCGACAGTTGGAGTGAAAAATTGTCCTTCGCTGGATTTCACACCCGACCCAGCAAACGCTTCATAGAGTTCGCTGAAAATGTCCGCTCGGCACTTCTCAAGATCGATAATGTCAAATTGACGATCTACATACTGCAGCGAAACTGGATCTAGTTCGATTTCGTCGGCGAGAAGAAAGATTCCAGGAAGCACACTCTTCACATGGGCGAACGATGCGCGGTAAGACTTCGACAAATCCCCAGAGACCGTCAATCTTGGCGATTTTAACAGCCAGTGCTTCGCAAACACGCACTTGAACAGTTCATCCATCAAAGCGCGGTCTCGGGTGGCCCCAAGAAGTCGGCCTGCAAGGAAATTGCGGATGTTTTGAAAAGCCGAACGGTGTGAGGTCGGCAAGAGTTCAAGAGTTTGTTCAACTTGCATTACAGCTTCTGTAGATGGTTGGTCGTCACCCGTCAATTACAGGTTCTGTAAAAACTTCATCCAGGAAATACCTGATCGGCCAGTTTGCCGCGGGTGCGGCAAAGGCGGGCAATTTCTACAGATTTCCGACATACTTTCCACCATCGTCACCCTACTCAGCCAAGAGTGTGGCAGATCAGCTTTATCCGCCAACCATCTCCTCCATCCGCTTCGTCGCGATCCCAATCGGCCGGTCCAGGGGCACGCCTGCGCAGGTCAGTAGCGTGGTGAGCAGATCCCCCTGATTGCCCTTTGTATCAGCGAGGAAGCGGCCGGTGTTCACGGAGCCGCCGCCTTTGCCGGCGATGATGAAGGGGAGGTTTTTGCGGCTGTGGTCGTTGCCGTCTTCCAGGCCGGAGCCCCACATCATGAGGCAGTTGTCCAGGAGGGTACCGTTGCCTTCGCGGAGGCTGGCCATCTTTTTCACCATGTAGGCAAACTGGGTGATGTTAAAGGCGGTGATGGCGGCGACTTTCGCGACCTGATCCGCCTTGTGGTTGTGATGCGTCTGGGAGTGATGCGAGTCGGTGAAGCCGAGTTCGGGATACGACACGCCGTTGGGCGTGGAGCCGATGTAGGTGCTGACGCGGGTGGTATCCGTCTGGAAGGCGAGCACGTTGAGGTCGCACATGACCTGCATGTATTCGCTACGTTTGTCGCCCTCGGGAATGCGGATCTCGATGGGCGGTGAATCCGTGGCGCTGCGCTTGCTGGAGGCGACGCCGGCTTTCTCCAGGGCGGATTCTTTCTGGCGCATCTCGATGGCGGCGATGCGGCGCTCCACCGAGCGCACGCTGTCCAGGTATTCGTCCAGCTTGTGCTGGTCGTTCTGCGGCAGCTTCTTGCGCAGGTCACGCGCACCGCTGATCACCAGGTCCAGCATCTGCCGCTCCAGCGGATCGGCCTTGCGGCTGCTGCCGGAGGAGTCCGACTTGCCGAACAAACGATTCAGTACGTTGCGCGGATTGATCTCCGCCGGGACGGCCTGCGTGGGCGAGCGGTAGCTGCAGTGCGAGTAGTAACCTTCGTTCAGGCCCTCCTGATTCTCCTTGTGCGTCTGCGGCATGGTGGCCAGTTCCAGCGAGGGCAGGGAAGTCATCGCGCCCACGTAGTTCGCGGCGATCTGATCCGCCGAGATGGCGATGTGGATCTGGTTGCGCTTGCTCGGGTCCGGCAGGCAGGCGGTGAGCCAGGTGGAAAGCTCCAGCGCATGCGGAGCGCCATTGAAGGGGGCAATCGGCACCCCGGAGATGCCCTTCATGAGCAGGCACTGATCCAGAATGGGCCGCAGGGACTCCAGCGCAGGCGGCGGGGAGCTGAGGTAGCTCTCCGGCGTGGCAGGCCAGAACTGATCTGGAATCACCCCATGCGGCATGTACATGAACCCGAGGCGCACGGGTGGCTTCACCGCCGCGCGCCCCTTCACGGAGTCTGCCCAGCCCATCGTTTCCAAAAGCGGCAGGCCCAGGCTGGCTCCAATGCCTTTCAAATAGGTGCGGCGATCAATGAGGTTCTTGCGGGTCATGGCAGTGACAATGGAAGGGGGGCTAAACTCAGTCTTGGACGCGGCGATTCAGAAAGGGGTAACTGGTGACGATCTCCGTGATGAGGGTCTGCATCCGATAGCCATCCTGGGCGATGGTTTTCATGAGCTGATCCACCACGATCTTGTCATAACCTTCAAGCTGCCGGCACAGCGCATAGGCCATGAGTTTCTCCGTTAAGTTACGGGCCAGATCGTCCTTTCGTGCAGCGATGATGCTTTTCAGCTCGCCAGGGGTGGAGAACCGCTTGCCCCCTGGCAGCTCGCCCGCGGCATCAATGGCGCCTCCCGTATCATCCTTGTCCCGCCAGCGCCCGATGGCATCGAAGTTTTCCAGGCCAAAGCCGATGGGGTCCAGGATCTTGTGGCAGTTGGCGCACACGGCATTCGTGCGGTGCAGTTCCGTGCGCTGCCGCAGGGTCAGATTGGCCACCTTTTTTTGGTCCTGCTTTTCCAGCGCCGGGACATTCGGTGGGGCAGGGGGCACGTGTTCCCCCAGCACCTGCTCCAGCACCCACACGCCCCGGTTCACCGCGCTGGTGCGGTTGGGGAAAGAGGTGGTGGCTAAAATGCCCGGCATGCCGAGGATGCCACCGCGATTCGCATTGGTCAGCTTCACCTTGCGCATCTTGGGCCCGGTGACGTCCTTCTCCAGGCTATAGACCTTGGCGAGTGTCTCATTGAGGAAGGTGTAGTCGCTGGCCACAAAGGCGACCACGCTGAGGTTCCCCCGCACGATGCTGTCAAAGAACAGCCGCGCCTCATCATACATGGCCGTGCGCAGCGCGGGTGTCATCTGCGGGAACTTCTTCGGATCAAACGTCTTGCCCTCCAGACTGCCCAAACCCAGCCACTGTGACCCGAAGCCATCAAACAAGGCCCGCGCACGAGGATGGGCCAGCATGCGCTTCACCTGGGCCTTGAGCACGGCAGGCTCATGAAGCTGGCCCGCATCCGCCAGTGCGGACAGCTCCTCATCCGGCATCGTGGCCCACAGCAGGTACGACAGACGGGAGGCGAGTTGGTAATCATCCAGGGGCACGATCTTCTTGCCCGCCTCCGCTTCCTTTGCCGGAGTGATGTAAAGGAACTGAGGGGAAACGAGAAGCGCCTTGAGCATGAGCCGCAGTGACCCCTGGTAATCTAGTTGGTTAGACCGACCCAGATCAAACACGCCCGTCAGCGTGGCCACCTCCGCCTCCGAGGGCGGCCTGCGGTAAGCCTTTCGTGCCAGCGAACGAGCCACCTTCCGAGCGGCTTCGCGTTCGTCCGTTCCTGGGGTTGGTGGTTTGCCTAACAAACGATTCTGCCATTCCGTGGGCGGCTTTTCCGGTGTGGCGAAGATGCGGTCCAGTACTTCATTGGCGATGCCGAGGTATTGCTCTGTCTGCATGGGCGAGAGGGAATTCAGATACCCCTGGCCGGCCACTTCATCCGGTAACTCCTCCGCCACCGCGGGGTCCACACCGAAGAGATCGTGCAGCGTGTTGCCATACTCCACCTTGGTCAGGCGACGGATCACAAACGGGCCCGGATCCTTCGCGCTGAGGTACTTGATCTTGCCTAGGCTTTGCAGAAACAGCTCGCGCTCCTCAGCCGCAGGCTGGTCCGAATCATCCGGCGGCATGTCATGCGCGTTCACATTGGCAAAGGCCTGCATCCACTTCCGGCTCGCGGAAGACTCGCCTGGATTCTTCAGCGCCGGCTCAAAGTTCAGCCCGCCCTTCGTGCGCCGATTGCTATGGCACTCACTGCAATACGTCTTCACAAAGGGCACCACGCCTTTCTTGAACGACTCCTTGGCCTCCGCCTGCAGCGCGGCAAATTCCGCATCTGCCACCCCCTCGGCTGGCATCCTACTAGGCCTCGCCAGCATCAGCCCAAGGCTCAACACACTGAAAAACATCAGGCCAGGGCTGGTCAATTCGGATTTCGTCATTCGGATCTTCAAAAAAGGGGGGATTAGATTACGGAGGACCGTCTGTTGGGTTATCATCAAAACGCTTTGGTGGAAAAGCATTCTGCGAATGCTGGCGGCCTGCGCAAATAGTTGGCCGAAGCATGTCCTTTGTCTTGATCCTCGTTCGTCATTGTCTTGGAATCTTACATCGCCCCATCATGAACACTGACACCCATACCATCCGTCTGCACCGCGTCCTGCGTGCCAAACCTGAGCGCGTCTATCGCGCCTTTCTCGATGCCGATGCCAAGGCCAAGTGGCTGCCGCCGCATGGCTTCACGGGCAAGGTGCATCATCTGGATGCCCGGGTGGGTGGGACTTACCGGATGTCGTTCACCAATTTCACCACCGGCTCCAGTCACTCGTTTGGCGGCACTTACACGGAGCTGACGCCGAATGAGCGCCTCTGCTACACGGACAAGTTCGAGGACCCGAATCTGCCGGGGGAGATGCATGTCACGGTGGAGCTGAAGGAGGTCTTCTGCGGCACGGAGCTGAACATCACGCAGGCCGGTGTGCCTGTTATGATCCCTGCGGCGGCCTGCTATCAAGGGTGGCAGGAGTCGCTGATTCTTCTTGCCCAGTTAGTCGAGCCTGAGATTCCGGATGAGGCTTAACCAAGGCCACCCGCTGGCGCGGGCAGCTACGGGGGGAGTGTGCAGAGAGGAGGGCCACCCGCTGGCGCGGGCAGCTACGGGGGGAGTGTGCAGATCGGAGGGCCACCCGCTGGCGCGGGCAGCTACGGGGTTATTTCAAAGAGCTAAGGTGGCCCCGACTGTTTAGGCGGAGGCTTCGGGGCGTTGTTGTTCGGCTTCCATGGCGGCTTTTTCGGCGGCGATGGCGGCCAGAGCTGCGGCGCGGCGGGCGCGTTCCTTGGCCTCTTGCTCGGCGCGGGCCTTGGCGGCGGCGGCTTCGCGGCGGGCTTTGGCTTCTTCTTCGATTTGGCGGGCGGCTGCTTTTTCAACGTCCTGCTTGGCCTTCAGGGCGGCTGCTGCTGCTTTCACGGCTTCGATTTCACGGCGTGCCAGTTCTCGGGCGGCTTCCTTGGCGGCTTCGCGTTCGGCATCGGCTTTGGCCTTGGCTTCGGCGGCGGCCTGACGGGCAGCGATCTTCTCGGCCTGGAGGCGGGCGTTCTCGGCAGCTTTCTCTGCGGCTGCTTGGGCACGGGCCAGAGTGGCGGCTTCCTTTTCGGCTTGGAGTCTAGCTTTCTCGGCCGCCTTTTCGGCAGCGGCTTGTTCCTTGGCCATGCGGGCAGCTTCTTTCTCTTCGGCGATGCGTGCCTTCTCGGCGGCTTTCTCAGCGTCGGCCAGTTCTTTGGCCAAGCGGGCGGCTTCTTTCTCTTCGGCCAGACGGGCTTTTTCGGCGGCCTTTTCGGCTGCGGCTTGTTCGCGGGCGAGGATGGCGGCTTCCTTTTCGGCTTGGAGGCGAGCCTTCTCAGCGGCCTGCTCGGCTGCGGCTTGTTCTTTGGCTAACCGGGTGGCTTCTTTCTCTTCGGCGATGCGGGCCTTCTCTGCTGCTTTTTCGGCTGCGGCTTGTTCGCGGGCGGCGATGGTGGCTTCCTTTTCGGCCTGGAGTCTAGCTTTCTCGGCCGCCTTTTCGGCAGCGGCTTGTTCCTTGGCCACTCGAGCAGCTTCTTTCTCTTCGGCGATGCGGGCTTTCTCGGCAGCGTGTGCTGCTGCTTTTTCGGCAATGGCTTGCTCGCGGGCGAGGATGATGGCCTCTTTGGCGGCGATGTCGGCGGCGAATTTGGCTTCCTGGGCCTGGGCCAGTTGGGTGGTGAACTCGCGCAACTGGCGGGCGAGGTTCTGGGCGGTTTCGGTCAGGACCGGGGCGGCGTCGGTGGGCACGCGTGGCAGGAGTTCGAGCGACTCAAGCCGGGCGGCGGTGTCGCTGAGGAGGGCGGTGAACTTGGGGTCGAGTCTCGTGGTCATCGGAGGGTTGGCTGAAACGGGACCTTCATGAATGGAGACGGTTGGGGGCGTGTAAAGTTCTTCTGGGCCGGATTTGAGGGCGGCTGGGGGGCGGGTATTTTACACCGCTGAGATTGGAAGGCCGCAGAGTAGGCCATGAGTGGGGCTGGGTCAGATGGAATGGGTGGCTAGGTGGCGGCGGCGAGGGCGGGTGATAGCAGGAACGGAACGGGGGATTTTGGCGCTGGGCAGCGCGGTGACGATGTGTGGGGATGGAAAAGGTTGCGGGGATGGGGATGGGAGGAGGTTAAGGTGTTGAGAGACAGCGGGTTGGGGTGGGGATTTGGTTGGGGATTCGAGGGGGGATGATTGATGGAGGAAGAGGCTGGGGGGGAAGGAGTGAGAGGCTGATTCGGATTCTGGGAGGGGGATTTTGGACAGGATTGCAGAATGGGCAGGATATACAGGAGGGGGATTTTGGTTGCGGGATTCGTGGGGTGAGGCGTGGGCGGCTAATGGGGTGAGGATGGCTTCGGGGGCGGGGGTGGGGGTGGGGATGGGGGTGGGGATGGGGCGGCCGAGGGTGTCTTGGCGGAGGCTGGGAAGGGCGTGGTCGGCCATGAGGGTTTGGAAGCGGGTGAGGCTTTCGGGGGAGCGAGGGGTGCCGGTGCGTTCGTGGGCGATGTTTTCGCGGCTGGCCATGGCGAGGAGGGCTTGCTCGGCCGGGGTGATGTCGGCGGGGGCGGGTGATTCGGCGGAGGGGAGGC
It encodes the following:
- a CDS encoding ABC transporter permease, whose protein sequence is MLLVGGLGAAFALVIGVARALMAFTRRIVRPSWPYLLRQGISNLHRPGNQTLLFLLSLGLGTFLLLTILLTGDLLQQRLRISETQENPNLYLIDVQPDQVEGVTSLVKNQGLPVLETAPMVTMRVLALKGVPVTQAEGVPRWIANREFRSTHRANLNSSETLIAGEWHESLPNPEGPIPVSLEEKIAGDMRLQLGDTLTLDVQGITLEARVTSIRKVDWSRFNLNFFMVFPPGPLDGAPGFHVVTTRTPDAAAVGRLQQGLMREFPNVSSIDLSQILETVRSLFSKISWVITIMGGFTLIAALPIVVGTLLNGRDVRLRESVLLRTLGASARQVRTILVIEYATLGCLSALTGTLLAVGATSILAVYVFKTSPSPDVVTLLGAFFTTTAISVLGGLALSRGVSNHPPLDILRRI
- a CDS encoding ABC transporter ATP-binding protein, translated to MSSARLESSTAAVKRPILEIQALQKIYRSPQHELTVLSDIHLTLEAGDTLAITGPSGSGKTTLLGLCAGLDDATSGSLKLDGQAFENLSQDARAALRNKLVGFVFQNFQLIPTLTALENVLVPLELRGETGRQKVAEALLHEVGLGKRMGHYPAQLSGGEQQRVALARAFVHRPKILLADEPTGNLDAATSAPIVEMLFRLNREAGTALVIVTHDPGLAAKARRVVKMEGGKIIAEEENAV
- a CDS encoding arylesterase codes for the protein MATLPAQTPAVAKKRIVVLGDSISAGYGLDRDQAYPALLQKKVDAEGLPYEVVNAGVSGDTTAGGLRRIDWALGPKGADVLVIALGGNDGLRGVSPDQTEKNLTGIVAKARAKNPTIKILIAGMQMPDNLGPKYVEAFKAVFPKVSTTEKTDLLPYLLEGVGGDEKLNQPDRIHPTAEGQQKIADMVWAKLKAMLPEAGN
- a CDS encoding N-6 DNA methylase — translated: MQVEQTLELLPTSHRSAFQNIRNFLAGRLLGATRDRALMDELFKCVFAKHWLLKSPRLTVSGDLSKSYRASFAHVKSVLPGIFLLADEIELDPVSLQYVDRQFDIIDLEKCRADIFSELYEAFAGSGVKSSEGQFFTPTVAVDLLVSLVNPKSNQTICDPACGAGGFLIAAAKHLVGAGADPTDVAASLRGVDKDAYLARITRGRLALYLDKMPEVICGDSLADISQDGIAIEDKLFDVVLTNPPFGAKIVAASPNTLMRYDLARKWIKSDGAKEAFVPNGAMNPSTPPQVLFVERCLKLVKPGGFLGAILPESIVSSKSHAYVVQYMQSVADLVAVVGMPEALFKTSGKGGTHTKTVAVVLQKKPSKSKRSSVFFADAKWCGHDSRGRSVPLNHVPQIAANFADFQKTGVGNHGHMGILVPKDRLGLNLAPRAFEFDAESESERLTETHDIVSFGDLIKDGVLSLSTGDEVGKLAYGTGEIPFVRTSDISNWEVKSDPKHCVSEEIYERYRPRQDVRENDILMVRDGTYLIGTCAVVTGYDLPMLYQSHIYKIRVEKPEKMTPFLLLAALTCPFAQRQIKSFCVSQDIIDSLGNKIHEIRLALPKAKKTRDRIANLVEKAIRDRTEARELARKACEEVMAG
- a CDS encoding DUF1552 domain-containing protein — its product is MTRKNLIDRRTYLKGIGASLGLPLLETMGWADSVKGRAAVKPPVRLGFMYMPHGVIPDQFWPATPESYLSSPPPALESLRPILDQCLLMKGISGVPIAPFNGAPHALELSTWLTACLPDPSKRNQIHIAISADQIAANYVGAMTSLPSLELATMPQTHKENQEGLNEGYYSHCSYRSPTQAVPAEINPRNVLNRLFGKSDSSGSSRKADPLERQMLDLVISGARDLRKKLPQNDQHKLDEYLDSVRSVERRIAAIEMRQKESALEKAGVASSKRSATDSPPIEIRIPEGDKRSEYMQVMCDLNVLAFQTDTTRVSTYIGSTPNGVSYPELGFTDSHHSQTHHNHKADQVAKVAAITAFNITQFAYMVKKMASLREGNGTLLDNCLMMWGSGLEDGNDHSRKNLPFIIAGKGGGSVNTGRFLADTKGNQGDLLTTLLTCAGVPLDRPIGIATKRMEEMVGG